Below is a genomic region from Ziziphus jujuba cultivar Dongzao chromosome 7, ASM3175591v1.
TGCTCCTAATGTTAAAcgtataataatagtaaataaataaaaagaataaagccGTTTGATCAACATCAGAAAATTATCattagcaaaataataataataataataagaaaattatatgctatataataaaaatatttatatttatagctTTTGTACTAAGAAGTATGTAAATTCAGATTTCGGAGCCAGACGCCACCAGTAGAGTAATGACACGTTCATGGACGGAAAAAGAAACGTGAAACGCATAGGCATTTGCATTTATAGCCTGACGTAGAAACGCTGGGACAAATCATGACATTGAATGGTGTTATCAATCAATAATTTTGCATGGGGCATCGTGAACGACAGAGCAATTcttgcttttcattttttttttttttttttgataaatgcaTGACGGAGCAATTGGATGTATTATACTACCAAAGCAATTTCGATATATTCAACATATACACTCCTTGCTTTTCTCATAGAGTATGAGATTCACTTAACACATTTATGGGGAAAGAGGATGTGTATATAATCAGTATTAGGGGTGGATACGGATTGGGTTGGTttggttttggaccgaaatacaacccaatccatatatatcagttttttaaatttacaatcaaaaccTAACCATTgaagtattaaatccaaactaaaccaaaccatttataatcggtttggtttgaattggttgatcggtttgaaacttactaatttataaatatataatacaaataaaaaatttttcaaatataaaatataaataataaattataattatccaaacataaaatacaattagaataatacaacatagtctacaatggaaaataaagaagaaaatgtagcaaatgatataCATCATGTACTTATTAAGTAGctaacattaatgtcatcatctcactcctatataatcaaattaaaattgttagaacaaataatgtaaaataatacattcgtcaaaatccattcactcaagaatcaatgcataattccttttttttttttttaactttaaaactttgataaatcataagtcaatcaacgttgacaggttcactaattttagttgattctgtaagctctacaaagatcaaaacaataaaattagcaataaattatatttaaacatttatatatatatatatatatataagtaacaattggatacaatatatgtacatatatatatgatggggatgtaaataaatatatatatactatggtgatggtgatggactggtggtggggGGCAACAAAgttaaatgtttagtttagcgTTACAACTAATAATTTGATTTAAGATTTgggatatggggatgtaaaagaaaaaaaaaaaaaatatatatatatatatatatatattaaaaatcaatatataaaaatggaaaaaaaattaaaaactaatatataaaaatgaaaaaaataaaaaatatataattttttagttatataatatattatttggattggattggattggattggatttagaTTTCCAATctataaccaatccaatccatacaatttataatattttgaacccaatccaatccaattgatgtagaaatccaatcaaaaccgttaaaaatggattggattggacggattgaacgggttggattggattttgcccacccctaatcGGTATACTGAAGCTtctcttttatattatttatattaaaaaaaaaagcttttcttttttattactcataaaataaaatgatctatgaacaaaaaaattgatgcaTTTGCTTAAGATAGacattggtttggtttggtacattttttttttcatttttttttacaaatagaATCGAATTGAATTGTTAGGAAAAATTAATCTTGAACCGATCATTATCAGTTCAGTTTGATCAGTTTAGTTTTAGTCCataatgtattatttaatatttttaataattttggttaaagtattatttttttaataagttgaatttaatattatggATCAAAATCTTTCCTCTAATACACTCATGGGACCCACATACGATACTTGGGGAGAATCAAAAATTTGTTCTCGTCTTAACGACCTTCGTCCTGCTTTACAAACTATCATTCTAAAAACTTCCACTAACTTAACTTATAATTGATCtttttaacaataattataataaaataccaaaGTTTCATTATACTTTGGTCAAAAATAGGATCATGACTTAacacttatttttattattattgttttttttgggtaaatttttattattattgttttatcttaCCAAAGAAAcacattgatatatttattatctAGAGTTAAAAttatgacaatatatatataaagaaggtTAAAATTACGGCtcgttaaatttaaaataaataaaaaaagcacgAGGTAAAAACTATCGCGTTTTCTTGTTCATTTATTGCTTGTTGGTTTTTGTTCATAAATGAggattgtacatatatatatatatatatatatatttatataaagaagGTTAAAATTACGGctcattaaatttaaaataaataaaaaaaagcacgAGGTAAAAACTATTGCGTTTTCTTGTTCATTTATTGCTTGTTGGTTTTTGTTCATAAATGAggattgtacatatatatatatatatagaatcgaTTCAATCTCGTTTTTAATATGCTGTCTGCCGAAGTTGTTGAAGGAAATGGGAccttctttatttgtttattgtttgtttgtttattttatttatttattaattagtttttatttttaggtcCTCTCTTATTAAAATTGATGAGGCAGCttcataatcatatatatatattaatatatataaatttagtttcaataaaattttattttattttattaaattaaaatatatttttaaagactattgatcatattaaaaattaaaaataattaaatataaatttaataaaacataaatattagaaatctattttaaaaaattaaattctattaaaaatttattattaataaatataattttaaatttaaaactatttatatgatctaataactaaaaataataatttcatattaaaaaataataaccatgTCTATTCAGAGAGTGGCCACTCTTGTATAATGTATATTACATAGCATATCCAATAGTCGTAATTCTTTATAAGTACagggtattttatttttattttttaatttaataaaagatatgcatacatatatattatagatataATGTCATTTACTTTCATTAGCTCACGAAATTATTGGCATGATATTGCGGAGAATACATATCGTTGTAACGtttgtttataattaaataacaatacttttattttgacatttaaaaaaaaaaatcaaatagaaagCGATTTTGACTATTTAAAGAGTCGGTCAAACGACAaatgtacaaaaaaatatatttgaataataaatattaaagaaatattgattcGTTTGATTCTGAATAAAGTTTCACAACCACAAGCCAGTAATATCTTCAATCAATTTTGCATtgtgtttaaaataataaaaatagaaaacactCCTTCCCACCAGTCGTTGTGATGTATATCATGCCATCGTTACtatataaataactttttttacttaaaaggaaaataaaaaaacattgtataaataattaatgtgTTGTAACGTcgttattctttatttttttctaattaattgtGTGTAATTTGTTCGCAATAAGTAAGCATGTAAAGAGTCGAGTTGGAGCCAAGTATTGGCGTTTTCAAAATTCATctcaaatgattttaaattttagaagtGTCAAAGTTCAGTTCAAActcataaaaatttgaaattatcaaataattttaaatttggctTGCTTTATTCCTAaaaaacttaaacttaattcGATTTCAtatgttataaaaaattaaaaatttgaaattgttttcttaaaataaaagttttaacattaataattgataaattgcATTATTCtactaatttattataaaattaatttaatattaaaaatttataaatttaaaatataaaaaatattatttatgtattataaaCATTCAATTgcttaaattcataaaataatatttatacaagtatataaaaatgataatttcaaACTACAATCTACACAAGATCTTAATTTATTGGTCACCCAAGAGCTTCTTTTATTGGTCAAGCtcgatttatttttttacgaaTAATGTTATTTGTCATCAATGGTAACTGTCACCATACTATGTGGCAGtgtattcatttatatatatggataaaaaagTTTATATGGTAGTggatcccatatatatataaaagctattTTAACATTGGACCTATCACAATGTAAGATGATGACAATTACTACTGGTGATATAtaacaatattctttttttactaATAGCTAAaattaagtcaaatttgaaccaATCACAAGGTAGTCAAGTCTATTTAGTCTTAAGTAGTAGTTATAGTTTATTAAAATCTCAAACaactataaatttgaaagaatcTCTAATTAAAGAATATACTTTAGTTTTTaaagattcaattttatttagtaTTCTTCAATTTTATCGTGACACATTGAAAAAATCTAACATATAAATTGtgaatctaaaaatataaaaatataaatttaactataatttaaataaaattaaaaaatctaaataaaattttccctttttactTACATATTTCCTCAAATGCGCAACATTGTTAGAGATGCTTCAAGACCGTTTGTCCATTGGCTCTTAACTTCTTATGTACttctataaattttgaatataaaattttaaaaatataaatttaactataattcaaataaaattaaaaaaatctaaataaaattttccctttCTAAATTACATATTTCCTCAAGTGCGAAACACTGTGAGAGATGCTTTAAGACCGTTTGTCAATTGGCTCTTAATTTCTTATGTACTTCTTTTGGAGCCAATATACTTTTGTCTTTTCATGTAGGTGGAAACTTGGCATGGTAAAACGACCAGCTTATTTTTCAGTGCAGTACAATTATACAACAAAAAAAGTTTTCTTAGGTtatgtttttggagtataacgttaagagaagaaaaaccattaggattttaaatttcataatggttaaaaaaattatgaagaaaagtaaagaaatgtgacataaaaataaaaatatagcctGTATATTCTCAAATATTTGTCTTTTCATTGAAAATACGCAAGGATTTTATAatttcacatatttttattttccttaataGACAAGAAACTAAAATAAGGTTAAAGTAGTAGCATAATATATTCCTTACATAATTATTTGATACCTTTTAGGgccttttccattttatttctaaaatcatACACGACCTATTTTCTCTCCCTTTTTAATCTTCTTTACCAAGattttaaacattttggtaCGGTTGGAAATCTATCATTTAGCTTTGAAAAAAGATGGACTTTGTCATCAGAGAGTCTTTTTACAACAATAAAtcagttatatataatatactgcattcaatattattattattattattataactactatttattattagatCTAACAagtttttaaggttaaaaaaactttttcttcaATCGATGATTGTTACCTTcacatgtattaaaaaaaaaaaaattggtttagaTTGAAAGTGGAGTCCAAACTAAATTTTTCTACTACTAAAAGGCAAACACAATCCATGGGTCAAAGGGTTGTTGATAGTTTTggatacatagaaaaaaaaaaaaaatacaaaatagagAAAAGAAACAAGACGGCAAAAGGAAATGAACAACAATAATAGTAACATTTTTATACAGGTTAAACAGATCTCCAACCTAATTagcaaaaaaattacaaagtaaACGAACAGAGCACGGAAAAACAGAAGCCAGCGAGTCATATCCTACTTGTGTGCAGTTATTCAAGTTTCATTTGGTTTTTCAACCACACCACCATAACAGCCATAAATGTTCAAGCAGGCGAACCCGCTTCCCCACCATGTCTCTCTTCTTTCATCACCATACCAAACTCATTACTCTGCTTCGAACCCTTTCTTTATAAACCCACCCTCCCCTAAAGTCTCTCCCCTATTCCGCaaaaaaaccaattcttccTCCAACCAATCCATTTGCTCTTCTTCCACAATACCCACAAGCTCCTTTAGCTCCAttcccaccaccaccaccaccaccaccaccaccacgacCGAGGTGGAAGCTCAATCTGAATCAGAAGAGCTTTCCGCCTCCTCCACATCATCAACGCCGTCGTTTTGTTCTGCTTTTAAGATGGTCCCTGTCGTTGATCCTTTTGTTTTCTGGACATTCTTTGCTTCTTTATTGGGTTTTCTTCTACTTTTCATTTTCCGTTTCCAGAATAAGAAAAATGTCAGTTCTGAGAGAAAGACCAAGATGAATCTTCTAGAAGATCAAGCCAAGAGCTCCGCCGGCGGCGGTGAAATACCAACGGTGTTCAATTCCGGCACCGATATAATTATCGTCGGGGCCGGTGTTGCTGGCTCCGCCCTCGCTCACACCCTTGCCAAGGTtagtactttttaatttttatttattattattattttttaaaaaattgtttcaaataaattctctcttttttttttttttttgaggaaagACAATGTCGTCACTGTTTATGGTTCTTCTTTGGCCGCTGAATTTTCATATCGTGATTTTCGCAATTTTTGATTTTGGGTAAAAAGGTAAAAACATGGAATTCGGGGCCTGGAATTATTTTCTCTGGGCTTCCTTCCACTCAAAGTTTTTGtcgtttttaactttttttttttctttcttcgaaAGAGACTTAGAGATGGACACGGAAATGAAAACAATATCTTTATTGTTGACGTATAGTTTTAGTCCAACTAAGGGAGACACATGGCtctttaaaaaaaggaaaagaaagacaCATTGTTTCGTGAATGGTTTTTGTGCACTGTTACCCGTCAACACTGCTACCGCGGCATTTTTCATTTATGAGTAGTTTTTTGAGTGGTGGTTTAATCCGAGGATGATTGTGTAGGTTTATAGGAAAAATGTTTTAGAAGTTgatgattaaataatatgattaaCAGAGGAAATATTTCATTGGAACAGAATGGGGTCAGTAGTTAAGCATCCTTGCTGCATGAGCGAGATTTAAACCACCTACTGAAACTTTACCAAAATTATGAGTCTTTGGGTCAATGTTTTCCAAGTGGGTTGCCGTGAAATAGCTTAGATGGGTATGATTGTTTTGGTGTCTGGTTCTTTATGGGTTTTGTTTATGAAGATGTTCATCTAGAatgatttttggttttcataatGATTTAGATGTAGTCTTGAATATTCAAGTAATTTGATCTCTTTCTTTCTGGTTCTGTTACTAACTTCAGGAAGGAAGGCGAATTCATGTGATTGAAAGAGACTTGACAGAGCCAGATAGAATTGTTGGTGAACTTCTTCAGCCAGGAGGGTACCTTAAGCTGATTGAATTGGGTCTTGAAGGTATGTCTCGATTAGAGAAAACATTTGGTATTTGTTTGTTACGTAATATCCTCTATATTTATAACGTGAAAATCTCAAGGATTGGAGGAATTAGtaaggttttgttttgtttttttttaatgcttgttGTTGATTAACTGGTTCTGGTTGTTGTATTGCCTTCAGATTGTGTAGAGAAAATTGATGCTCAGAGAATATTTGGATACGGTCTTTTTAAGGATGGAAGGAGAACAAGGGTGTCTTATCCTTTGGAACGTTTCCACACTGATGTTGCTGGAAGGAGTTTCCACAATGGGCGTTTCATACAGAGAATGAGAGAAAAAGCTGCTAGTCTTCCAAAGTATGCATCCTTTGCCTCTTTACTTGACTGGTTGTAACTAATTCCTCTTCTAACGCACTGTTATAAGTTAAAACATACTGTTTTTTAACTCCATTTTGTGTTCAATTTTTCTCAATGATAGTGTAAAACTGGAGCAAGGTACGGTAACGTCCCTGCTTGAAGAAAATGGGATCATTAAAGGAGTCCAATACAAAACAAAGAATGGTCAAGAACATGAGGCTTATGCTCCTCTTACAATTGTTTGTGATGGTTGCTTCTCAAATCTCCGCCGCTCTCTTTGTGAACCAAAGGTTTTTACTGAATTTTTGCCtgcattctattttattttttatttattacttcgCGAAGAACAGAGACAAATTATCTTTGATTTTAATGTTTGCACAGGTAGAGGTGCCTTCTTGTTTTGTGGGTTTGATTCTAGAGAATTGTCAACTTCCATTTGCGAATCATGGTCATGTAGTCCTAGCAGATCCTTCTCCAATTTTGTTTTATCCAATTAGTAGTACAGAGGTTCGCTGTTTGGTAGATGTACCTGGCCAGAAAGTACCTTCCATTGCTAATGGTGCAATGGCCAATTACTTGAAAAACACAGTGGCTCCACAGGTATCAGTTTTATTCAGCAtggtcattttattttttgattggttGCATTCCttctaaaaaattttggttCTGTTTTGTGCCTTTTTCTTGTTCTGGCCTGAGTCTGCATCTTCAGGTGCCAGCTGAACTTCATGATGCCTTCTTGTCTGCAATTGATAAAGGAAATATTAGAACCATGCCAAATAGAAGCATGCCTGCCAATCCTCTTCCCACTCCCGGAGCTCTTTTAATGGGTGATGCTTTCAATATGAGGCATCCTTTGACTGGTGGAGGAATGACAGTGGCACTGTCTGATATTGTTGTACTGCGAGATCTTCTTAAGCCATTGCATGACCTGAATGATTCAGCTTCGCTGTGCAAATACCTGGAATCCTTCTATACTTTGCGCAAGGTAAAGCTGGATATCCATTCTGATTCTAGTGTTGGGTAATCTTTTTAGTTTTAATGAACCATAGGAATTAGCGTCTCCAATAAATACTTCTGGTTTGTTTTTGCAGCCGGTTGCATCTACAATAAATACTTTGGCAGGTGCATTGTACAAGGTGTTCTCTGCCTCCCCTGATGAAGCCAGACAGGAAATGCGTGAAGCATGTTTTGATTATCTTAGCCTTGGTGGTATTTTTTCAACTGGACCAGTGGCTTTACTCTCCGGTCTAAACCCTCGCCCATTGAGCTTAGTTCTCCACTTCTTTGCTGTGGCTGTATATGGTGTTGGTCGTCTTCTACTACCATTTCCTTCACCTAAACGCTTGTGGATCGGTGCTAGGTTAATTTTGGTGAGGATTCTCCTTTTCTTCTGCTTATCACATAACGTGGATTCGTTTTGCCTGCAT
It encodes:
- the LOC107425040 gene encoding squalene epoxidase 3; amino-acid sequence: MFKQANPLPHHVSLLSSPYQTHYSASNPFFINPPSPKVSPLFRKKTNSSSNQSICSSSTIPTSSFSSIPTTTTTTTTTTTEVEAQSESEELSASSTSSTPSFCSAFKMVPVVDPFVFWTFFASLLGFLLLFIFRFQNKKNVSSERKTKMNLLEDQAKSSAGGGEIPTVFNSGTDIIIVGAGVAGSALAHTLAKEGRRIHVIERDLTEPDRIVGELLQPGGYLKLIELGLEDCVEKIDAQRIFGYGLFKDGRRTRVSYPLERFHTDVAGRSFHNGRFIQRMREKAASLPNVKLEQGTVTSLLEENGIIKGVQYKTKNGQEHEAYAPLTIVCDGCFSNLRRSLCEPKVEVPSCFVGLILENCQLPFANHGHVVLADPSPILFYPISSTEVRCLVDVPGQKVPSIANGAMANYLKNTVAPQVPAELHDAFLSAIDKGNIRTMPNRSMPANPLPTPGALLMGDAFNMRHPLTGGGMTVALSDIVVLRDLLKPLHDLNDSASLCKYLESFYTLRKPVASTINTLAGALYKVFSASPDEARQEMREACFDYLSLGGIFSTGPVALLSGLNPRPLSLVLHFFAVAVYGVGRLLLPFPSPKRLWIGARLILSASGIIFPIIKAEGVRQMFFPVTIPAFHRAPPLDADTKTM